Below is a genomic region from Halostella litorea.
GTCGCCGTGTTCCTCGCGGAAGCCCTCGAACAGGGCCTCGCCGGCCGCCTTCCCGTCGCCGCCGGTCCAGCCGTGCAGGACGTTCAGCGTCCCCGATCCGCCGTCGCCCCCGGTGATCGCGCTCAGGCATCCCGCGGCACCCGTCATCCCGATAGCACCGGCCGCGCCGGTGGTCTTGAGTATCGTACGACGTGTAAGGTCGTCAGTATTGGTTTCGTCTGTCATGTTCCTGCCTCTGTTGAGACTCACACGAAAGATAATAGGGAAGTAACTTAAGCTTTTCCCAAATTAATTCGTGAACGAGTGAACTTTTTATATAACTCGAATTATATTTCTCCACGGACCTGTTCGCCGGCGGTTTCGTGGAGTATGTACTTTCGGGGCGCCGAGGATAAGCCTTCGCCGTCCGGGACGGGGCCGAACGGGTCGGCTCGGCGGCGTTCCGGTGGCTTTTACCCCGTACCGGTCCGACGGTCGGGTATGTCCGACGATTACCGCACGGAGCGGGACAGCCTCGGCGAGATGCGCGTGCCGGCGGACGCGTACTGGGGCGCACAGACCCAGCGCGCGGTCGAGAACTTCCCGATCAGCGGGCTGACGTTCGGCCGGCGGTTCGTCCGCGCGCTCGGCGTGGTGAAGAAGGCCGCCGCACAGGCCAACCTCGACCTGGAACTGATCCCCGAGGAGAAAGGCGAGGCCATCGTCGTTGCCGCCGACGAGGTCATCGCCGGCGAGCACGACGACCAGTTCCCCGTCGACGTGTTCCAGACCGGGTCGGGCACCTCGACGAACATGAACGCCAACGAGGTGATCGCCAACCGCGCGACCGAGATCTACGGCGGCGAGGTCGGCACCCGCGAGATCCACCCGAACGACCACGTCAACTTCGGGCAGTCCAGCAACGACGTGATCCCGACCGCGATGCACGTCGCCTCGCTGGAGGCCGTCGAGAAGGACCTCATCCCCGCGCTCGACACGCTCCGCGAGGCGCTCGAAGCCAAGGAAGACGAGTTCGACGACGTGGTCAAGACCGGCCGCACGCACCTCCAGGACGCCACGCCCGTCCGCCTCGGGCAGGAGTTCGGCGGCTACCGCACGCAGGTCGAGAAGGGCCTCGCGCGCGTTGACAACACCCGCGAACACCTCGCCGAACTCGCGCTCGGCGGCACCGCCGTCGGCACGGGGCTGAACACCCACGAGGACTTCCCCGGCCTCGTCGCCGAGTACGTCACCAAGGAGACCGGCGTCCAGTTCCGCGAGGCCGACGACCACTTCGAGGCCCAGGCCGCCCACGACGCGATGAGCGAGGCCCACGGCGCGCTCCGGACGGTCGCCGGGTCGCTCAACAAGGTCGCCAACGACCTCCGCCTGCTCGCGTCCGGCCCGCGCAACGGGCTGGGCGAGATCGAACAGCCCGAGAACCAGCCCGGGTCGTCGATCATGCCCGGCAAGATCAACCCCGTCGTCGCCGA
It encodes:
- a CDS encoding class II fumarate hydratase; translated protein: MSDDYRTERDSLGEMRVPADAYWGAQTQRAVENFPISGLTFGRRFVRALGVVKKAAAQANLDLELIPEEKGEAIVVAADEVIAGEHDDQFPVDVFQTGSGTSTNMNANEVIANRATEIYGGEVGTREIHPNDHVNFGQSSNDVIPTAMHVASLEAVEKDLIPALDTLREALEAKEDEFDDVVKTGRTHLQDATPVRLGQEFGGYRTQVEKGLARVDNTREHLAELALGGTAVGTGLNTHEDFPGLVAEYVTKETGVQFREADDHFEAQAAHDAMSEAHGALRTVAGSLNKVANDLRLLASGPRNGLGEIEQPENQPGSSIMPGKINPVVAEAVNQVHKQVVGNDAAVSAGAAEGQIDLNLYKPVIAYNYLQSASLLANASEAFAEKFVRKLEANEEHCEEQVQQSMALATALNPAIGYDKASEVAKTALKEGKTVREVVVEKGYLDEDEVDEVLDPEKMTHRGILGGDE